In the Anolis sagrei isolate rAnoSag1 chromosome 1, rAnoSag1.mat, whole genome shotgun sequence genome, aaagaaaacagaaaaaactcAAAGTCCTGTGCTGCCATTTTGATTATCTGGAGATGTGATTTTCTCCACAGCATTATCATCTCTaggtccttgtgggtttttttcgggctatagagccatgttctagaggcatgcctctagaacatggctctatagcccgaaaaaacccacaagaacctagtgattccagccatgaaagccttcgacaatacattatcatcTCTCTCTTCTTTTGCTTGTAGCTTGTTTTTGGCatcatgtaaaaaaaataaataaacaacctaGTTTACATTGTTTAAAAATTATTCAATAtgaattgaaacatttttttggacCTCCGTAGTTTGACAGGAGTTGACTATGGCTTTTGATAAATCTAGATATGGAAAAACCAAAGAATGCTAGTCTGCTTGTCCCACAAAGGTTCTTGCTAGGTTAAGTGGTCCTCTGTAATGacacttctttcctcctttttcccctttctccatttccttccccttttcttcattcccctccttcctttccctcatttcttccttcttcctctccctccttctttcttttctttcctcccttcctttcctttttccttccttcctgtccctccttgcttccttcttcttttccttctttctatgtaagatataaatacaatattaaatggaagggacagtcaagaagtaacgagagaaagagggaaggaatgaaggagggaaaggaggaaggaaggagacaaggagggagggaaagaaggaaagaaagaaaggtagagaagcaaggaaggagagaaggaaataaaaaaagtgaaaggaaaaagagagggaaggaaggagagaaggaacaaaagatagggaaggaaggatgtaaccaaagagcaaagaaagggaggaaagaaacaggtagagatggaagaaagaagagaaatagagaaagaaaaagaggaaaggaaggaatgagggaaggaatgagagaaagagggagggaaggttggccacagcaatgcgtggcgggtacagccaGTGAAGGATAAAAGCTGGGGTCAGTGGTCCCTCTTGGCACTCGGGCAATGCCAGCTCTCATATATTTGCCTGTTGATACTTTTAAGATGGAATTGACTAGTGAATGCAAAGGAAATCTGTCTTTAATATCAATTTTATGCAAATGTTTCTGTATGAACTTATTAATGTGTATTTTGGGTGGGGTAGAGTCCTCTAGCTTTGATCAGATTTTCAGATGGccccatgtttttcttttttaaggctAAGAATCCCTGGAATGATCACATAGAAAATCTACTATAAAAGTCCAAAGACTAAGGAAAGCAGTTAGCTGTTCCTGACCAAGACCTGAACTTTCTAAGGCAGCCTTGCTGATTAATGACATGACGGCTCTTAACCCACGTGCACTTGAGACtccatgctttggaatcctggcaGATGCACGCGCTTACTTCCTTTCCTTCCGGATTCCTTGGTGACGTCATGAGGGGGCGGGGCGTCCTCCTGCCTCAGGCCCGGCACTCCAGGGGCGGCCGTTAGTCGGGAGTTTTCCGCGATTAAGGCGGGAGTTCTTCTTGCGGAAGCGCGTTGCCGAGTCACGGGTCCAAGATGGATAAACTCAAAAAAGCGGCAGGCCCCTTGGCTGCGGGGAGGAAGCATAGCGTTTTTGACAAAGACGCGGCTTTCCGGGTCTGTGTTAAGGCTTGGGGTTGTAGATGCGCATGCgccggggggggggagtaaacATACTGACACGAGAAGCCAGTAGTAGACGCTGTTGGTTGTTGAGAGCGAATATGTATCACTGCGCATGCGTGCAGTCGTCTCGTGCGCATGCGCCTGTGTACAAAGCCTTGAGTGGCTCAGATACAAGAGAAGCCAGAAGTAGGCGCTGTGGCATGTTGAGAACGTGGAAGCCTTGCGTCTCTAAGGGATTCCATTCTGTCGTGATTCCCAAACACTCCTTCAAGATGTTCCCAGATGCTATGGGaaatggtcagggattctggttgtagaatgaatgcagtttgacaccactttaactactatggctcaatgctatgggattgtgggggttgtagttttgtcAGGCTCCAGCATTCATTGGCAactacaggattccatagcattgagtcatgtttGCTAAAATATTGTCGATTGCATTTATTCTGGCGTGCAGATCTGCTCTGGGAAACACTTGCAAAAGCAATCATACATGGACAACCTCATTGAGTttaatttatttacgatatttatagcctgcctttctcagccatacggctgACTCAAGGCAGGCTACAGATTGGCAggtattcataaaagtgccattaaaaacattacaatataaaacataaacccttaaagcatataatcatcctgttaaaaacgttatccagtaataTTGTcaggccattccatgttcatcattcatagttctgtgttatctattctgcagcattctcaaaagcttgctcaaagaccctggtctttactttttttcagaaagtcaggagggagggggccagtctaatatccctggggagggagttccatagccggggggccaccattgagaaggccctgtccttcatctctgccaatcgcacttgcgaagcaggcgggattgagagcagggcctccccagacgatcttaagctcctagatggttcaaagGAGGAGATACAGTTgagcaggtaagctgggccggaatagtttagggctttataggctaaagccagcactttgaattgtgcttggtagcaaactggcagccagtggagctgacacagcaggccTTCTGTTGTATAGAACTGGGCACTTCCATTTCTGTATAGGATTAGCTCAGTAAAAACGATTTCATTTAGAGCCTTTGAGGTCTAGATTGCAACTTTGGGGAAAGAGCTCATTCAAAGAGAAGCCAGGGAATTTTTTTACCACCCAATAGCAGAGTCTGAGTTTGAGAAACATCTATggtgcacctgcactgtagatgtaatgcagtttgacaccacttccatTGCTGTagcacagtgctgtggaatcataggatctgtagtttggtgagaaggCCAAAGGCCTTGCGAAACTgaagctcccaggattccaacattgagccatggtgattaaagtggtatcaaaccacgTTTAGTCTACAGAGTAGATGACTGGGTGGAACTCCAGCAATGAATGTACTCTTTAACCATGTTTAAGGAAACGAGATAACTTGCCAATAATTTAGCATGGTTTCCAACATGGAATATCAAGTAACGTTGCATGATTATTTGAACAGATATTAGcagtttaaaatatgtatatgttaATTGTGATGTAGGATTAAAAAAATATGTTGGGGCacggcagacttgttttctgctgtccttgaaactaggacttggagcaatgggttcaaattacagaaaaggagatttccacttgaacattaggggaaaaaatcctgattaaaagctgttcaacagtggaactctctgactaattttgtggtggaagctccttccttggaggcttttaaacagaggccagattgccatctgttggaggtgctttgattgtgcttttcctgcatggcagtgggttggactagatggcccaagtggtctcttttaactctattattctatgattgtattCATCACAGGCGGTCAGACGACGAACGTCGAGTCATGATGTTACAGGAAGTGAGCCAGGAGATGAGGAATCCATTACAGATTTGACAAGAAATGAGCTTTTGGCACTCAAGACTAGTTTTGCAAGACCAAGGTATGCCAACACCTACAGAATGGAACCTTACAGGAAATGTGAGGCGCATGTAGCAAGGAAGAAAGTGGAAGAGATCATGAAGGTAATGTATGAATGGCTATGCTGCTCCTAAACACTTTTTATATCATATCTTTAGAATTATTTACTGGAGTTCCATGTACCTCTATGATTTTGTGATGTATAAGCCAAATCAGTTGAAACTTCTTGCAATTTAATGGACCCTTAGGCTCTTTTCCGCAATTATTTGAGTCGTTTGCCATATTATATACCATTGTATACAACGGGACTTatgtggatgctccttctttgaaggcttttaaatccaggctgggtggccatttgatgtgcttttcttgcatagaatagagttggaagcgacctcatgtgccatccaatccaaccccctgtcaagaagcaggaaaattgcattcaaagcacccctgatatatgaccatccatcctctgtttaaaagcctccaaagaaggaatctacaccacactccaggacagagttccactgctgaacagttctcacagtcaggaagtttttcctaatgttcagatgtaatcttctttgttgtagtttgaagccattgttctgtgtcctagtctccagagcagcaaaaaacaagcctgctccctcctccctatgattccctctcacatatttgtacatggccatcatgtctcctctcagccttttcttctgcatggcagggaattgtATTAGATGAcccatgttgtctcttccaactcaatgattctattcaTTTATGtagttacagtatttatattctgcccttctcaccccgcaggggactcaggacggattacaatgcacatatacatggcaaacattcaatgcaagttagaaatacaacatatatagacaaacgcAGAAAcaattttaacattccagctgaGCCCAAGCTTTTTCcggctttcatgagggtatgctagATTCTgactcgattccggccacagggggagatgccgcttcaccgtccattgtgACACCgaatcctttgatggagtacttcctcattcttcagcacactgctggaaggattttatggcatcataaattagttctATGACCCATAGATTCTGCTATCCATGGGGAccaggaaccaaaccccagcaaataCCAAGGGTTCACTGTTCCTGGAGAAGATCCCAGAGTCAAGCCTGGAAAGAACATTGTCAATGTAGCCTGAGCTGGATGGACTTCGGATTAGACAGTTTAATGGGCCGTAGCCATTTCGTATATATTCCGCAattatttgaaaacagctttattaAAGTAACTAGCTAAACCTGACCAAgctttgctgtggctcagtatgatatgaaatgaatgagatagtAAACAAAATAGTTGCTGAGAACATAGATTCACCGAGAAAACACATCATTCAAttcatgatttgaatgcaatattcctgcttcttggcagggggttggactggatggcccatgaggtctcttccaactctttgattctatgataataccCAGCATTGCTGTGTCTatgtggaatgaaaggaaaggaaatgaggtTTTTAAcagtaataattttttattgttacGCTATTGGATTGACTACATTTTGGGTTTGTctgttttctgcataaacataaatatctgatGGTTTACTGGCTCTGGAGCATGCAATGTATAAGTTCATGCTGCCCACTTGCAAAGATTTCCCCTTCGCTTTATTGATAATCATAGCGAATGCAAGATGTATTGGAAAATGAAGTCATTAGTACTCAAATGCTATATCGGTTGGAATGAGTGGTATGCCAATAGCAACCAATCACAACTCAAaattcatttcttatactgctgaggtaaaatgaaagctaggctgtgagtggttactttgggcatcacagattcccctttgtggggagaagggtggggtaggaatgaaataaatgaataaataaataaaattatctatTCTCAGGCTGCTAGTTTTACACTAAATACACATGTGTATTCAAATGCAtcattgtttccaaataccaTTTTACTATAAAAAATGGGCATATTGGAATGCGACATTGTGTCAAAATGTCAAGTCAATCGTTTGGCTACTTTCTGAGTTTTGCGAGCATAAACATACGTAGACTGTGATTTTACATATAAACATTCCttgtaaaaatcattttaaaatattgctatTTTCAGACTAGGATTTTATTTGAATACCTGCAACTCTGTTTAATTCTTTATAGAATAAACTTAAAGATTTCAAATATCAAGGTTTCAATGGTGCCTCCATATGTACAGACCTCACAGGAGAAATATTAGCAGCTGTCAAGGAGCTGGACTTTGATCGCTACAAATATATAATTCAAGTATTTATTGTAGAAAAGACTGGACAGTCGATACATGTGAGTAAATACATTAGCTTACCCTGCTTTCAGAAAACGGTAGGATGTAATTCTATTTTTTACTGAAGTGTTATGGTACTATAGGATTTACTTCTAGGTAAAGGACTGAGTATCAATATTCTATCAATTCTGCTCTATTATAGTTGTGTAAAAACAGGACTTCTGAAAAGAGGGTTTGCCAGACCGAGAATGTCTGAGATGATTCTACTAAAAAGGAAAAGGTTATTCAAGAGCAAGGATGGGTAGCAAATTTTGAGCACATCCTAAATAATCTCCTTTATTTCTAGCAGCAAAAATGATGATAACCCATGCTGCAGCACAAAAATACTTCTTTGTGTGCACATTTGCCAGATCCACATCCTCATAAAAAGTAATATATTTTTGGCCACTGAGCAGACCTGGGGGCCACACAGAAAGGCCCACATTGCTTGCCTCAATTCTAACACTATTGTACTGTGTTATGTGTGCCTTGCCTCTTGTACCTATCAGTAAAAATTTACATGCATTCTTGAAGTTAGATGTGACCTCTATTGTAGGGGGATGACCCATATCACAAAACATAATATTTCTGTAAATGTCTgcaattatattttgatattagtTTGGACTATTAAAATTATCTTGGCCTGATTTACTGGCAGAATTTATACTTATGGGATTCTTTGCATTGTCCTGAAATGATAACTCTGGGTTTACAGAACGTTCTGTAAAAATATCTGAGAAGTATTCTCAGAGAAGAAGATTTCCTGAGAAGATTTCCTGCAAATGAAACATACGTGTGAGGTGACAGAGAGTTCTTTTTCCAAAGTTTTTATTTTGCTGATAGGCTAATGCTTTTCTCTCCTTCAGATTGCCAGCAGATGGGTCTGGGATGTTGCAAGAGACACATGGATTCAAGGTCAATATGAAACTGAGGACTATATAGCAGTGGCTCTGGTAATTGCTTGTTATTATGAGTAACTCTTGGCAAATGACCACAATAACATTCCTGTGTTTATCTATTATGATACACTATGTTTGATCAAATAAATGTCGCCACCATTATTTTTCCAGATGTGCTGTGTGACATTTATTTGCAAGAGGGTTTTTCAGACAAATTAGCACAATTAATGATTTGTTACTTGCTGTGATCTTTTAGAGGGGGCAAACAGTccttaatttgtttctgtgtggACCTATTTCTTTTCTGTGTCTTAAATTCATACTTTAGTTTTTAACTATTCAAGCCCTTCCCCAGTATATACTTTGTTACTGTGTACCCTATATCATATATATTGCACTGGCAAATAAGCATGTTGAAAATTTGGGTTTTGGGTCTAGGGGTAGCAATGAACGAGTTCATTTTAAGTTTGCTGTTAAGGATTGGATATTGTCCCACACTAAAATCAAGCTAACATATTTTATTACCAAATAGAGACTCATCAATCTGCAATTTTAATACAGAAGAGTGTAGCTTATGCTCTGACCAACAGCTACTGTACTCCTCTCATAAACAAGTCGGGAAATAGAAGTGTAGTAGCTATGTATGCCAAATAAAGAAACTAGAAGATCTTCTTGATCTAGCAAGGCTGTGCTGAAGTCCTGATGGACAGGGCAACATTGAATTGTAAATCCATCATCATCAGCGATCACTTGTGTCTGAAGATTACTGCTTTCCAAGTATAggacggtgggtccgtaggtgggtTCATAGAGGCCTATTCTTCGGGGTGATCTTGATGGACATCATGGATCAAAttaacctgtggtctgtccagcagttatCAGcatctgtcatggctcttgtgaacAGCACCTTGTGGTGGTCTTTGGCACGTATAATtgcatagtctaagaggtgccagtgctttggcTGGgcgtgcttccatgatgtcttaagTTTGTCTTTATGGTGGAAGAGTGTGtttgtgatgacaaggttgtgttccgcacatttggtgagaagcaggatgtaATTCAGGTGGCTGTTTCtcaccccatcttttcctatggtccctggccacaggtcgaagtctcattTAAATCTCgcattaaaatcacccaggaggatgattttggcCTCTTTAGATATCTTCAATAGGatagtgtccagctgacagtacaaaatttccttgatgtcttcatcagcgtctagtattgctgcataggcacttatgatagtTGTCTTTTGGTTTTTGGCAAAGTTAATTCGGAGGATTGAGAGTTGTTTGTTAATGCCAATGGGTGCTTTGGACAGATACTTCACCAGGTTGTTTCTGATAACAAAGCTATCTCCGTGCATTCTTCGTTCTTCATGTAGTCCCTTCTAGAAAAAGATGtagcctccctttttcttccttcagctgtccctctcctgctttccggtctcctgaagtgctgctatgtcaatATTAAAGCGCCCCCGCTCCCTTGAAATAACAGCAGTTCTCTGTTCAGGCTGTTCACTGTCTGTATTGTTCAACAATGTTCATAAGTTctatgttccaaagttcatttttcttttttggctgcaagGTGGCGACACCTTTGGATGTGGcggtccagtcagggatgagagaggcaaaTTATGTTTAGGGCATCTTTTCTAGTCCCCTTCCTGTgaggggtgagcagagtggatcctaaaaaaagggctgctcagtcatggatacagctgctggACTACTtaactgccttggaccttgaggtagaatgactaaATCCATATCCACCCATGTGCCAATCTGTGAGTAcgggcttccagatttcagtcCTGCCCCCATCGCCACTCGCTGTACACCATGGGACttttcttagttttatttttctaGGAAGAGGCCTGTGTGTGAGtttatgtgtggagattggtGCGCAGCCGATGAACACACAGTCTTCTCAGAATAAGGTTCCCATCCTGTAGCATGGTTAACATGATGACAGtggcttctcatctgttgcagccttcttctgccttcacagccattgtaacatgtaccatattGCCATCCACCTGTTCCGGCtttgaggtcttcagattgttcTTGGTCTGAATCCTCTTCTACAGCCTCTCCTTGGGAGTACATGACTCCTACGGTTACACCTGCAATTTCATTGTAACACTCAGGCCCTCTCAATATGGCAAGGTGAGTATCCATCGAGGGGATGAACTGTAAAGAGAGCTGGCTGATGAATTATACAATACTGCATTTACAAAACAATAAGAGATACATTCACTTCTTTATTCAAGTCAATGTAGAACTGGAAGAGTAATTTGGGGCTGTAATGTGGATCATCATCACTGCTACCACCTGGAAAAAATGGCATGCTCTCAGACGACTGAAGAGATGAGAGAGAGGAATTGGGAATATTAAAAAAGCAAAATTTCAAATATGTACCTGTTGTAGGGTCAAGGGGGATTAAATAGGCTTCTTTCCCAGAAGGAGAACTGATCAAACAGTCTGTCAGTAGAACTAGTTGGCAGTTATTTAATGAAAGACAGACTGCTGTTCTTATATCTTGTCTTTTTCTACAAGCATACGAACACTCTGTTGGGGGAACCAAAGGTAGACAAAGGTTATTAGGTTCCATTGAATCCTGCACAGTGCAGCAATGAAAAACTAAGGCTCTGGATAAATATAAATTTCAACTATTTTTCATTTAgttgagatttatttttttatttatctgtttttactgtttgtgaaccgctgtgagtcaccttcgggcttgagatacagcagtatataagcaaagtaaataataaataataataataaatttatttcaaaatgtttatCTTACTTTTCTTTATAAATTATTTCAACGAGGCATTCCAAATTTTTACTgtaaaacacagtaaaataaagtaATCCAAAATGCATAGAGAGTGAGCAAACTTTTCTGTCTACGGAGTGCCTATGTCTACTTCAATGATTTGGAaaacaccacagaaaaggctctgtgtATACTAAGAACATCAAATTGGAGTTATGAGTTTTTAAGTAAGAACCAACATTTCACAGGTTATAGGCCACAAAGGTGCATACTATAATAAATTAGTTAATCCTTAAGATTAAGATACATTCTTGGACACTGTTCTTATTTCTAAATAGACAAGCTAAAGTTTGCAGAGCGCAGCGTTTTACAAACCATAGAGATGGCCAAGGCAGACATGTGTAAATACGTTAGAATTGCTAAACTAATTATTGCACCATGACATCTCCCAGAATGTTAAAAAATGTATTCTTGGAAGGCAATAATCCACATGCTGTTCCTATTTAATAGTAACAATATTAGACTTGGATTATTTTTCCTGGGCATAATGTTTATGTTAGAATTGTTCTCCTTTTCTCACTGCAGTTTTTGTAGATAATCAGATTTGGAAGATTAATTTAGACATGGAAAATGTAACAGCTGGACTGTTTCATATTAAATTCGTATAATAAGAAGTCTAGTCTTGTGTTACCCATTACTATAGGCATGCAAGGTAAACTGAAATCGACTTTGATTTACATTCTAATTTCTGAATTGCTTATGTGTTGTGCAAAGGGAAGCATCTCTTGTTTTCCCAAAacacataggttgagaaccactgcactatctTGAGTTCTAGTCGTTACTCTACCCCACAGAGATAAAACCCCAATGTTTACTTTTCCTGTGAATGGTATTTGAATACTACAAACatggagttccatagttgaggggctaccactgagaaggccctgtctcttgtccccagcaACAGCACCTGCGAAGGAAGTGTGATCGAGAGCAAAGCCTCCCCAGAAGTTCTTAACTTCTGCAATGGTTCATAGTGTGAGATGcgcttggacaggtaagctgggccagaacagtttagggttttataggctaaagccagcactttgaattgtgcttagaaGCAGACTGGCtgtcagtggagctgatgtaatgggggttgtatgctccctgtatgctgccccagtgaggaatctggctgctgcccgttggaccacttgaagcttccgaacagtcttcaaaggcaaccccacttagagtgcgttgtctatttgggatgtaacaaacGCACGGACCACTGTGgcaaagtctgacttcccaaggtacgggcacaacttgtgcacaagttttaattgtgcaaaagcttccctggccactgctgaaacctgaagTTCCAGgttcagctatgagtccaggaaaactcccaagctgcaaacctgtgtcttcagggggagtgtaactgtCCAGCACCGGCtacaaccctataccctgttcagccttatgactgaccagaagtacctctgtgttgtctggattcaatttcaatttgttcaccctcacccagactatcacagctgccaagcactggttcaggacctgaacagcctccttagcagtaaGCAGAAAGGAGTGATAgcgttgaacatcatctgcgtacagatgacaccaaacagATGGCATCTTCTATCCCAAATAGAATCATTTCAAGAAGAACTGGCAGTACATTTGCCACTGATTTTGAGAATTACTGACATACTGGTATTACTAGGTGTACTCTCTAGAGGAGAGATGTCCAAAGTTTAGTGTTGACgacatactttttagacatgcatcattttgtgacacagtcattcagttttattAATGAACCAGAGGTTTAAAAATACCCTTATAAAAGGTGCAGACACATACGTACATTGTAATAATTAAATATATGACAGAGTATCTTATAAAAAATatgatttcttgtttcttttacaAAGACTCAGAGATTTGTCATTACGTTCGCGCAGCACACCTATACATTTCAGCTGAAATACTGATATGTTGTGAtgcaatttggaaagctctgctctagataTACTgggaatacacatacacatacaaggaAACTAGGAATTGTAGCCAGTTATCTTTGTAGCTGCAGCAGGAGGTTGGTCAGTATGGCCTtctggtgtcttccaactctgtgattcagtGTCTGCTAGCCAATGTTTTGTTTCTGGAACTTTCTAGGGCCACATGAAAAATCAAAAACACTCCTTGCCATCATAGCAGACTTGTCTGGAAGTGGCTAGAAGTCTACTTGTGatttgaagaacaattttaaacatttaaaaaagtgTTGGGAGCCCTCTTTAAAAGATAGGTTGCGGCAACTGGGGGTTTCTTGGAGACACCATTTATATTTTTTGTCAAAACAAAATGGCAGTCTAGAAATCTGGAAGGGTCAAAGGCCACAAAAAGAACCTTGAAGGACTCATGGGGCTCCGGGGCTGCATTTTCCCCAATCTGGACTAGGCAAATTGGTTTTGGTGCTACAAAGAGCTGTTTGTCATGAAACATCAAAATACTTGTAACAGTTGCATTGGAGAAGAACATACATACCACTGTGGAATATCTAATAGGGAACCTGTGACCTCATGTATAACAGTCTGAAACTTACTAAATGAAGAACCCTGACCTTAAAACAGTGTCTGTCATCAATAATGGACTGGACGAGTGCaaccaaattgaaacttaatccagacaagacagaggtgctcctggtcagtcagaaggcagatcagagAATAGGAATCcatcctgtgctggatgggggtcACACAGGTCTGcaatttgggggtcctcctggattcagcattgaccctggaggcccaggtatcggcagtggccaggagggtctttgcacaattaaaatttgtgcgccaactgcacccattccttgagaagccagatctggttcatcccttagttacatcctgtctagattactgtaatgtgctctacatggggctgcctctgaacagtgctctcagaaacttcagctggttggaagagctgcagccaggttgctcactgggccTGGCTGTAGGGAgcggacaacccccccccccctccgttgCAGCAGCaatactggctgccagtctgttactgagcacaattcaaagtgctgattatgaCATTTGAAGCCCTAGATGGTTGAAGTCCAGGCTATTTTGCTGACTGCATCCCCTTATACGAagctgcctgggccctgagatcttcaggagaggcccttctctcgatcccatctccatctcaagatcagttggtgggaatgagagagtgggcctttcttctcagtggctgctccacgactctggaactccctgcccagggaagccagaatggctgtCCATCCAGCAGCAGGCTCAAACCttcttattcaggcaggcttttaaagatgaaggtgtttaagatcaattcagggggtgctgtggttttagctttgaatatgcatcaaatatgtttgaatggtttcAACTCTGAATCTTTTAATACTgttaatgtttagatgttttaatatttgtgtattttcaat is a window encoding:
- the DYNLT2 gene encoding dynein light chain Tctex-type protein 2, with the translated sequence MDKLKKAAGPLAAGRKHSVFDKDAAFRAVRRRTSSHDVTGSEPGDEESITDLTRNELLALKTSFARPRYANTYRMEPYRKCEAHVARKKVEEIMKNKLKDFKYQGFNGASICTDLTGEILAAVKELDFDRYKYIIQVFIVEKTGQSIHIASRWVWDVARDTWIQGQYETEDYIAVALVIACYYE